In the genome of Streptomyces sp. NBC_00190, one region contains:
- a CDS encoding fumarylacetoacetate hydrolase family protein — MKLLRVGPVGSERPALLDQDGTVRDLSGLITDVDGALLADGSVLSRVRDAAEAAELPVLDAEGLRIGAPVGRIGKIVGIGLNYFGHAAEIGAEPPAEPILFLKAADTVVGPDDTVLIPRGSVKTDWEAELGVVVGSTARYLGSAEEGLAHVGGYLLVNDVSEREFQIERGGTWDKGKNCETFTPLGPWLVTADEVPDPQGLDVKLWVNGELKQDGNTADQIFPVGEVVRYLSQFMTLYPGDVIVTGTPAGVAMGQPEPKPYLRAGDVVELEIEGLGRQRQEFKSA, encoded by the coding sequence ATGAAGCTGCTGCGTGTCGGACCCGTCGGGTCGGAGCGCCCCGCGCTTCTCGACCAGGACGGCACCGTGCGTGACCTGTCCGGCCTGATCACGGATGTGGACGGGGCTCTCCTCGCCGACGGCTCCGTCCTCTCCCGGGTACGGGACGCGGCGGAAGCGGCCGAGCTTCCGGTCCTGGACGCCGAGGGGCTGCGGATCGGCGCCCCGGTCGGCCGCATAGGCAAGATCGTGGGCATCGGGCTGAACTACTTCGGGCACGCGGCCGAGATCGGCGCGGAGCCGCCGGCCGAGCCGATCCTGTTCCTGAAGGCCGCGGACACCGTGGTCGGCCCGGACGACACCGTGCTGATCCCGCGCGGCAGCGTGAAGACCGACTGGGAGGCCGAGCTCGGCGTCGTCGTCGGCAGCACCGCCCGCTACCTGGGGTCCGCCGAGGAGGGCCTCGCGCACGTCGGCGGGTACCTGCTGGTCAACGACGTCTCGGAGCGCGAGTTCCAGATCGAGCGCGGCGGCACCTGGGACAAGGGCAAGAACTGCGAGACCTTCACCCCGCTCGGCCCGTGGCTGGTCACGGCCGACGAGGTCCCGGACCCGCAGGGCCTCGATGTGAAGCTGTGGGTCAACGGCGAGCTCAAGCAGGACGGCAACACCGCGGACCAGATCTTCCCGGTCGGCGAGGTCGTCCGGTACCTGAGCCAGTTCATGACCCTGTACCCCGGCGATGTCATCGTCACCGGTACGCCGGCCGGCGTGGCCATGGGCCAGCCGGAGCCGAAGCCGTACCTGCGGGCCGGTGACGTCGTGGAGCTGGAGATCGAGGGCCTCGGCCGCCAGCGCCAGGAGTTCAAGAGCGCCTAG
- a CDS encoding YidC/Oxa1 family membrane protein insertase, producing the protein MSVFTHLVVELGRLLEPVLAESATAAAIVLFTVLVRLALHPLSRAAFRGATPVAGCLPVLLQLPVFFLMYRAFSSADELLAHRLFAAPLGARWTEALGEGGLFGAQGLVFLGLFAAIAGVAAWSAVRGRRAAASAAAAPPAALTGRGNAKAKAGAGAVAELSAEQQQVMRKLGGVLPLLSFGTLITAAVVPLAAGLYLLTTTAWSVAERAWLQRRAAGAARSSL; encoded by the coding sequence GTGTCCGTTTTCACCCATCTTGTTGTTGAGCTGGGCCGGCTGCTGGAGCCGGTACTGGCCGAGTCCGCGACCGCTGCCGCGATCGTGCTGTTCACCGTGCTCGTACGGCTCGCCCTGCATCCGCTGAGCCGGGCCGCGTTCCGCGGGGCGACGCCCGTGGCGGGGTGCCTGCCGGTGCTGCTGCAGCTGCCGGTGTTCTTCCTGATGTACCGGGCCTTCTCCTCGGCGGACGAGCTGCTGGCGCACCGGCTGTTCGCCGCGCCGCTCGGGGCCCGGTGGACCGAGGCGCTGGGCGAGGGCGGCCTGTTCGGCGCGCAGGGGCTGGTGTTCCTCGGGCTGTTCGCGGCGATCGCGGGGGTGGCCGCGTGGAGCGCGGTACGGGGACGCCGGGCTGCCGCGTCGGCGGCTGCCGCGCCCCCGGCGGCGCTCACCGGGCGGGGCAACGCCAAGGCCAAGGCCGGCGCCGGGGCGGTGGCCGAGCTGAGTGCCGAGCAGCAGCAGGTCATGCGCAAGCTGGGCGGCGTACTGCCTCTGCTGTCGTTCGGGACGCTGATCACCGCAGCCGTGGTGCCGCTGGCCGCCGGGCTCTACCTGCTGACGACCACCGCGTGGTCGGTGGCGGAGCGCGCCTGGCTCCAGCGCCGGGCTGCCGGAGCGGCGCGTTCCAGCCTGTGA
- a CDS encoding DUF6412 domain-containing protein has translation MARHFLLFVSRASRAAALLLPVLVLLGGALGLFAGEGGGLGAVVVALAVTVAVGAEALAAAARLVRPVPPHRIRTAIRDREQRTAFLPQRDPDASGRSRPRAPGRLVPTAA, from the coding sequence ATGGCTCGGCACTTCCTCCTGTTCGTCTCCCGGGCCTCGCGGGCGGCGGCCCTGCTGCTGCCCGTGCTGGTGCTGCTCGGGGGAGCACTCGGGTTGTTCGCCGGCGAGGGGGGTGGGCTGGGAGCGGTCGTTGTCGCTCTCGCCGTCACCGTCGCCGTGGGAGCCGAGGCCCTGGCCGCCGCCGCACGGCTGGTGCGGCCCGTGCCGCCGCACCGAATACGCACCGCGATCCGTGATCGCGAGCAGCGCACGGCGTTCCTGCCGCAGCGCGATCCCGACGCTTCGGGCCGGTCGCGGCCCAGGGCGCCCGGCCGTCTCGTCCCGACGGCCGCGTAG
- a CDS encoding class E sortase: MRVVVQGRGGQERRVVFARVLWVCAEVITTVGVVVALLVVHQVWWTNRQAAAAAREQVRALESEWAGSPSGPVEEAPDVLPSVVPSASSGGAEHGVSPSPARSPAAGAPGRGSGPAPGPARTAREQAYAVLRIPRLGLVVPVAQGVDKRTVLDKGYAGQYPGTARPGAQGNFALAGHRNTHGEPFRYINRLREGDELIVDVQGRRYVYVVGKVLNETTERDTGVIAPVPHSVVKPGQGYSEPGAYITLTTCTPEYTSKYRLVVWGTLRS; the protein is encoded by the coding sequence ATGCGTGTGGTGGTTCAGGGGCGCGGCGGGCAGGAGCGGCGGGTCGTGTTCGCGCGGGTTCTGTGGGTGTGCGCCGAGGTGATCACCACGGTGGGTGTGGTGGTGGCGCTCCTGGTGGTGCACCAGGTGTGGTGGACCAACCGGCAGGCTGCGGCCGCCGCGCGTGAGCAGGTCAGGGCCTTGGAGAGCGAGTGGGCCGGCTCCCCTTCCGGGCCGGTCGAGGAAGCCCCTGACGTCCTTCCGTCCGTCGTGCCGTCCGCTTCTTCCGGGGGCGCGGAGCACGGCGTGTCGCCGTCACCCGCGCGCTCGCCCGCCGCCGGCGCGCCGGGGCGGGGGTCGGGGCCGGCGCCGGGCCCGGCCCGGACCGCCCGGGAGCAGGCGTACGCCGTCCTGCGCATCCCCCGCCTCGGCCTCGTCGTCCCCGTGGCGCAGGGGGTCGACAAGCGGACCGTGCTCGACAAGGGGTACGCCGGGCAGTACCCCGGGACCGCACGGCCCGGGGCGCAGGGGAACTTCGCGCTGGCCGGGCACCGCAATACGCACGGGGAACCCTTCCGGTACATCAACCGGCTGCGGGAGGGGGACGAGCTGATCGTCGACGTGCAGGGGCGGCGTTACGTGTACGTGGTCGGGAAGGTCCTGAACGAGACGACCGAGCGCGACACCGGGGTGATCGCGCCCGTGCCGCACAGCGTGGTGAAGCCGGGCCAGGGGTACAGCGAGCCCGGCGCGTACATCACGCTCACCACGTGCACGCCCGAGTACACCTCCAAGTACCGGCTGGTGGTGTGGGGGACCCTCAGGTCCTGA
- a CDS encoding SEC-C metal-binding domain-containing protein: MRPDTPAEHIAEAERLIRTATRYPEDQEPLLLQAAAHLELADARDRASSLYDQLLSASPANPHLIKALQAANLWEYGHEAEARALINGIRAAAPKDPAPWEVIAEALETHDELEASHDCFTEAAALLIADDAPLTPATTALLTGRHRVRRLLALPHDDWDMVADTRHIGPIPLDELHDPKRIWALGSDDPAELRAEIARLRAELGDRRAALSRPFPVAILHWPQRELAELLTSYPTLAVEYPSHEAHLAQVESSLRTLAASGTTNLGIVTGSVPSYEAFAASEKTSPASPSLLAEYATTLAARGKATPWPPTPTSPCWCTSGKPYAECHGTPLR; this comes from the coding sequence ATGCGCCCCGACACGCCTGCCGAGCACATCGCCGAAGCCGAGCGCCTCATCCGCACGGCGACCCGCTACCCCGAGGACCAGGAGCCGCTGCTCCTCCAGGCCGCGGCCCACCTCGAGTTGGCCGACGCACGCGATCGGGCGAGCAGCTTGTACGACCAACTACTCTCCGCTTCTCCCGCCAACCCCCATCTGATCAAGGCCCTCCAGGCGGCGAACCTCTGGGAGTACGGTCACGAGGCCGAAGCCCGCGCCCTCATCAACGGCATCCGCGCCGCCGCGCCCAAGGACCCGGCGCCCTGGGAAGTCATCGCGGAAGCCCTGGAGACCCACGACGAACTGGAAGCCTCGCACGACTGCTTCACCGAGGCGGCGGCCCTCCTCATCGCGGACGACGCACCGCTGACCCCGGCCACCACCGCGCTCCTGACGGGCCGCCACCGCGTACGCCGCCTCCTCGCCCTCCCCCACGACGACTGGGACATGGTCGCCGACACCCGCCACATCGGCCCGATCCCGCTCGACGAACTCCACGATCCCAAGCGCATCTGGGCCCTGGGCTCCGACGACCCGGCCGAACTCCGCGCCGAGATCGCCCGCCTGCGCGCCGAACTGGGCGACCGCCGCGCCGCGCTCTCCCGCCCCTTCCCGGTGGCGATCCTCCACTGGCCCCAGCGCGAACTCGCCGAGCTCCTGACCAGCTACCCCACCCTCGCCGTGGAGTACCCCTCGCACGAGGCCCACCTGGCGCAGGTGGAATCCTCCCTGCGCACCCTCGCCGCCTCGGGCACCACCAACCTCGGCATCGTCACGGGCAGCGTCCCCTCGTACGAGGCCTTCGCCGCTTCGGAGAAGACCTCCCCGGCCTCCCCGTCCCTCTTGGCCGAATACGCCACCACCCTCGCGGCCCGCGGCAAAGCCACCCCCTGGCCCCCCACCCCCACCTCCCCGTGCTGGTGCACCTCGGGCAAGCCGTACGCGGAATGCCACGGGACGCCGCTGCGGTAG
- a CDS encoding ATP-binding protein has protein sequence MPYSPSGDWQFDIPTLGSKQLPPAARYVESLAHQGYGFEAAIADLVDNSIDAGARNVVVSFLRDRDRLVSLLVIDDGHGMDDAALDVAMVVGGREGYGEGALGHFGAGLKAASLSHADSLTVISRTKRSPATGRRWLTAQAQQDFSCDIVDPRYCQDLVDRYDGVIGWHGTIVRWDGVRAFDTVLSGQSDRFLNEQIEKLETHLGLYLHRFLARDGFHIDLVVEDVRTKEELDHRGVEPIDPFGYRIPGRAGYPRTYTAPIEGVGDVALQAHVWPPRSQLVSFRGIGPLADRQGFYIYRNDRLVQAGGWNGIRSAETHHSLARISLDLPSSANGVFSLTVKKDGVSVTPAFARGIEKAADADGHSFAAYVTEAEAVYREAARRSTEVQRTSAVPPGKGIDPKLKRTLRDELPQIEGEDPITFRWESLPPDVFFDIDREDHAVRLNKEFRPAFSNGRRAGANDAPALKGLLYLMLEKNFRMGRSSAQRNDEMALWNSVLLSAARCEMSRGLEP, from the coding sequence ATGCCCTATTCCCCCTCCGGCGACTGGCAGTTCGACATACCCACGCTGGGGAGCAAACAGCTTCCGCCCGCTGCACGCTACGTCGAGTCCCTGGCACACCAGGGGTACGGATTCGAGGCGGCGATAGCCGACCTCGTCGACAACTCGATCGACGCGGGCGCCCGCAATGTCGTCGTCAGTTTCCTGCGCGACCGCGACCGGCTCGTCAGCCTGCTGGTGATCGACGACGGTCATGGGATGGATGACGCCGCTCTCGACGTCGCCATGGTCGTCGGAGGCCGTGAGGGCTACGGCGAAGGGGCGCTGGGGCATTTCGGAGCGGGCCTGAAAGCAGCCTCTCTCTCCCATGCGGACTCGTTGACCGTTATCAGCCGCACGAAGCGCAGTCCTGCCACCGGAAGGCGCTGGCTGACCGCTCAGGCACAGCAGGACTTCAGCTGCGACATCGTGGATCCGCGCTACTGCCAGGACCTGGTCGACCGCTACGACGGCGTCATCGGATGGCACGGCACCATCGTCCGCTGGGATGGCGTCCGCGCCTTCGATACCGTGCTTTCCGGCCAGAGCGACCGGTTCCTCAACGAACAGATCGAGAAGCTGGAGACCCATCTTGGTCTCTACCTGCACCGGTTCCTCGCCCGGGACGGGTTCCACATAGACCTCGTCGTGGAGGACGTCCGCACCAAGGAGGAACTCGACCACCGCGGAGTAGAGCCGATCGACCCCTTCGGCTACCGGATTCCGGGGCGAGCGGGCTACCCGCGGACCTACACGGCTCCCATCGAAGGCGTCGGCGACGTCGCTCTTCAGGCCCATGTGTGGCCGCCCCGGTCCCAGCTCGTTTCCTTCCGGGGCATCGGCCCCCTGGCGGACCGGCAGGGCTTCTACATCTACCGCAACGACCGCCTCGTCCAGGCCGGCGGCTGGAACGGCATCCGCAGTGCGGAGACGCACCACAGCCTGGCCCGGATCTCGCTGGATCTTCCCTCGTCAGCGAACGGCGTGTTCAGCCTGACCGTGAAGAAGGACGGGGTGAGCGTCACCCCGGCATTCGCCCGCGGTATCGAGAAGGCCGCTGACGCGGACGGCCATTCCTTCGCCGCCTACGTGACAGAAGCGGAAGCGGTCTATCGCGAGGCTGCCCGTCGTTCCACTGAAGTGCAGCGCACGAGTGCCGTTCCGCCAGGAAAGGGCATCGATCCCAAGCTCAAGCGCACCCTCCGGGACGAGCTTCCGCAGATCGAGGGCGAGGACCCGATCACCTTCCGCTGGGAATCACTTCCGCCGGACGTCTTCTTCGACATCGACCGCGAGGATCACGCCGTCCGGCTCAACAAGGAGTTCCGCCCAGCGTTCAGCAACGGCCGGAGAGCCGGGGCGAATGACGCTCCGGCGCTGAAGGGCCTGCTCTACCTGATGCTCGAAAAGAACTTCCGGATGGGCCGGTCAAGCGCCCAGCGCAACGACGAGATGGCCTTGTGGAACAGTGTGCTGCTGTCTGCCGCGCGTTGTGAAATGTCTCGCGGACTGGAGCCGTAG
- a CDS encoding Z1 domain-containing protein: MTDHLLNLHTDVLAAMRRAPKGFSRIAAGLSETDDGHDADLDVFRARLAANDPGLITVWSRSLAQWDAALTADWSSTPPCSDARRADVYALLRFDDDLSKALDAAVPVDKGPQPVVISESNQAWYTRDKALARAFYWPAYEDLLRGKGWSETAITSLSEAAHNVVERLADPARPEAYAARGLVVGYVQSGKTANFTGVIAKAMDAGYRLVIVLGGTLNLLRGQTQRRLDMELIGQENILRGADPDDIDALIGVDYQDDEDWPAKFVSHGGRPSHRGAFDIERLTTKDKDYQSLERGIRALDIEKVEKALPLHDPANLHHAAARVMVVKKNKSVLTKLVNDLKKIGPILGEVPALIIDDESDQASVNTTNPAAWEEGKANRSAINGLVCELLRLMPRAQYIGYTATPFANVFVDPDDSADLFPRDFLISLPRPAGYMGVEDFHDLHSDLPASERTVTTSQEAAHVRGIGEGTGDRLLEAMDAFVLAGALKLYRVANGVPEGAFRHHTMLVHESVRVADHAVLADRIRALWDSSYMSSESHLRLAALFEADHAPVCGARADGLPVPGSYEELRPHVSRARQLIASGGSPVLVVNGANEKDYAQPGLDFDRTPNVWKILVGGTKLSRGFTVEGLTVTYYRRKTQQADTLMQMGRWFGFRAGYRDLVRLYIGREEPFGKDKTLDLYEAFEAICQDEEAFRSELAQYAEMIDGEPQLTPRKVLPLVSQHLGLVKPTARNKMFNAELTEIRSPGRPIEPAAYPRDAAVIEANVKRWLPLLDVFGHAAQTLELPPDETSPLTRRFEARTSLIPHASLLAVLRQLEWEGDNHFAPHLNYLSKLDGELAKVDDWLLVAPQTTSNRRVEASLLGSAPTSLVRRKRQLDKAAFGRISGMEHRRWAESLIKEAGEDVNSARAGAMGVGPRTGIVLLYPVVDTSNDSGLLSAVTDGTADPKQVIMAFTVVSPTAANDSSNRLLRFRAMRSGSGPSE; this comes from the coding sequence GTGACTGACCATCTGCTCAACCTTCACACTGATGTGCTCGCCGCCATGCGCCGCGCCCCGAAGGGCTTCAGCCGGATCGCGGCCGGGCTGTCGGAAACGGACGACGGCCACGACGCCGACCTGGACGTCTTCCGGGCACGCCTCGCCGCGAACGACCCGGGTCTCATCACGGTCTGGAGCCGCTCCCTGGCCCAATGGGACGCCGCACTGACCGCCGACTGGTCCAGCACACCGCCCTGCTCGGACGCCCGGCGGGCCGACGTGTACGCGCTCCTGCGCTTCGATGACGACCTGTCCAAGGCGCTGGACGCCGCGGTTCCCGTCGACAAGGGCCCCCAACCCGTAGTGATCAGCGAGAGCAACCAGGCCTGGTACACCCGGGATAAGGCGCTGGCCCGTGCGTTCTACTGGCCGGCGTACGAGGACCTCCTGCGGGGCAAGGGCTGGAGCGAGACGGCGATCACCAGCCTCTCGGAGGCGGCCCACAACGTCGTCGAGCGGCTGGCGGACCCGGCACGGCCGGAGGCGTACGCGGCCCGGGGCCTGGTCGTCGGCTATGTGCAGTCCGGCAAGACCGCCAACTTCACCGGTGTCATAGCCAAGGCTATGGACGCCGGGTACCGACTGGTCATCGTGCTGGGCGGCACGCTGAACCTGCTGCGCGGCCAGACGCAGCGGCGGCTCGACATGGAACTGATCGGACAGGAGAACATTCTCCGCGGCGCGGATCCTGACGACATCGACGCGTTGATCGGTGTCGACTACCAGGACGACGAGGACTGGCCCGCGAAGTTCGTCTCGCACGGCGGCAGGCCTTCGCATCGCGGAGCGTTCGACATCGAACGCCTCACGACGAAGGACAAGGACTACCAGTCCCTGGAACGGGGCATCCGGGCCCTCGATATCGAGAAGGTGGAGAAGGCTCTCCCCCTCCATGACCCGGCGAACCTGCACCATGCGGCAGCCCGCGTGATGGTGGTCAAGAAGAACAAGTCGGTCCTGACGAAGCTCGTCAACGATCTCAAGAAGATCGGCCCGATCCTCGGCGAGGTGCCGGCACTCATCATCGATGACGAGTCCGACCAGGCGTCCGTCAACACCACGAACCCGGCCGCATGGGAAGAGGGCAAGGCCAACCGGTCCGCCATCAATGGTCTGGTCTGCGAACTTCTGCGCCTGATGCCGCGAGCCCAGTACATCGGCTACACGGCGACCCCTTTCGCCAACGTCTTCGTCGACCCCGACGACTCCGCCGACCTCTTCCCGCGCGACTTCCTGATCTCCCTCCCCCGCCCGGCCGGTTACATGGGAGTGGAGGACTTCCACGACCTGCACTCCGACCTGCCCGCCTCCGAACGGACGGTCACCACCTCGCAGGAAGCCGCTCATGTGCGCGGCATCGGCGAGGGTACCGGTGACCGCCTGCTGGAAGCGATGGACGCGTTCGTGCTGGCCGGGGCGCTGAAGCTCTACCGTGTGGCGAACGGGGTTCCCGAAGGTGCCTTCCGCCACCACACCATGCTGGTGCACGAGTCCGTACGGGTAGCGGACCACGCGGTACTCGCCGACCGCATCAGGGCGCTCTGGGATTCCTCCTACATGAGCAGCGAATCTCACCTCCGTCTGGCCGCTCTCTTCGAAGCGGACCACGCGCCGGTGTGCGGCGCCCGTGCTGACGGTCTGCCCGTCCCCGGCTCGTACGAGGAGCTGCGCCCCCACGTCAGCCGCGCCCGGCAGCTCATCGCATCTGGCGGGAGTCCCGTCCTCGTCGTCAATGGCGCGAACGAAAAGGACTATGCGCAGCCCGGACTTGACTTCGACCGCACACCGAACGTGTGGAAGATCCTCGTCGGCGGCACCAAACTCTCCCGCGGTTTCACCGTGGAGGGTCTGACCGTCACCTACTACCGCAGGAAGACCCAGCAGGCCGACACCCTGATGCAGATGGGCCGCTGGTTCGGGTTCCGCGCCGGCTACCGGGATCTCGTCCGCCTCTACATCGGCCGCGAGGAACCCTTCGGGAAGGACAAGACGCTCGACCTGTACGAGGCGTTCGAAGCGATCTGTCAGGACGAGGAGGCATTCCGCTCCGAACTCGCCCAGTACGCGGAGATGATCGACGGCGAGCCCCAGCTGACGCCTCGGAAGGTGCTCCCGCTGGTCTCGCAGCACCTCGGTCTCGTCAAGCCGACAGCACGCAACAAGATGTTCAACGCGGAACTGACGGAGATCCGCTCTCCGGGGCGGCCGATCGAGCCGGCGGCCTATCCCCGGGATGCTGCGGTGATCGAAGCCAATGTAAAGCGCTGGCTGCCGCTCCTCGACGTGTTCGGCCATGCCGCGCAGACTCTGGAGCTGCCGCCGGACGAGACAAGTCCTCTCACCCGGAGGTTCGAGGCCAGGACGTCACTGATCCCGCATGCCAGCCTCCTCGCGGTCCTGCGTCAGCTGGAGTGGGAAGGCGACAACCACTTCGCCCCGCACCTCAACTACCTCTCCAAGCTCGACGGCGAGCTCGCCAAGGTGGACGACTGGCTGCTCGTCGCACCGCAGACGACATCGAACCGGCGGGTGGAAGCGAGTCTGCTGGGCTCCGCGCCGACCTCGCTGGTCCGGCGTAAGCGTCAGCTCGACAAAGCCGCATTCGGCCGTATCTCCGGTATGGAGCACCGCCGATGGGCCGAATCCCTCATCAAGGAAGCGGGCGAGGACGTCAACAGCGCCCGTGCGGGCGCAATGGGAGTAGGGCCTCGCACGGGCATCGTCCTGCTCTATCCGGTGGTCGACACGTCCAACGACTCAGGGCTCCTGTCCGCCGTCACGGACGGCACAGCAGATCCCAAGCAGGTCATCATGGCGTTCACGGTCGTCTCCCCCACCGCAGCCAACGACTCGTCGAATCGCCTGCTCCGCTTCCGGGCGATGCGCTCCGGCAGCGGACCCAGCGAGTGA
- a CDS encoding NaeI family type II restriction endonuclease, which translates to MLPLDISAATNIHAQRLAHGDPELAAVEAEIRRLDPTGQRFASVLRDTIDQLLNGEVTGRFDWKTLFKTEKTHAGTLVEINLQRAFKFDDGVEMDYRIAGVDVDCKYSQAFGGWMIPPEAMGHLCLLVWADDYTSRWSAGLLRIDEAWLNRGSNRDLKLTVKAEHRNKILWLWHEAELPENVLLHLTAQTRDAILSSASGQQRVNELFRRVQNRRIGRGVVRTVATQRDYMARVREAKGRARTVLREEGLLIPGHFSSHQAIARTLGAAVPHLGELVSFRVAQARPHHGDRPRVELDGRTWVLAEASDPVEAAPFLPKHTDAAAL; encoded by the coding sequence ATGTTGCCCCTGGACATCTCCGCCGCTACGAACATCCACGCGCAACGCCTCGCGCACGGTGACCCGGAGCTCGCGGCAGTCGAGGCGGAGATCCGGCGTCTGGACCCCACGGGGCAGCGGTTCGCCTCAGTGCTCCGGGACACGATCGACCAGCTCCTGAACGGGGAGGTCACAGGGCGGTTCGACTGGAAGACCCTGTTCAAGACGGAGAAGACGCACGCCGGGACACTCGTCGAGATCAACCTCCAAAGGGCGTTCAAGTTCGACGACGGTGTCGAGATGGACTACCGGATCGCCGGAGTGGACGTCGACTGCAAGTACTCGCAGGCATTCGGCGGCTGGATGATTCCGCCCGAGGCCATGGGGCATCTGTGCCTGCTCGTCTGGGCAGATGACTACACCAGCCGCTGGAGCGCCGGACTGCTGCGCATAGACGAGGCCTGGCTGAACCGCGGCAGCAACCGCGACCTCAAACTGACCGTGAAGGCGGAGCACAGGAACAAGATCCTTTGGCTCTGGCACGAAGCGGAGCTCCCGGAGAACGTCCTGCTGCACCTCACCGCACAGACGAGGGACGCGATCCTCTCGTCGGCTTCCGGGCAACAGCGAGTGAACGAACTCTTCCGCCGGGTGCAGAACCGGCGGATCGGCCGCGGAGTGGTACGGACGGTCGCGACGCAGCGGGACTACATGGCCCGGGTACGTGAGGCGAAAGGCCGGGCACGCACCGTGCTACGTGAAGAGGGCCTGCTGATCCCGGGCCATTTCAGCAGCCACCAGGCCATCGCACGGACCCTGGGCGCCGCGGTGCCCCACCTGGGGGAACTGGTCAGCTTCCGCGTCGCGCAGGCGCGGCCCCATCACGGTGACCGGCCGCGCGTCGAGCTGGACGGCCGGACGTGGGTACTGGCCGAGGCCAGCGATCCGGTGGAAGCGGCCCCTTTCCTGCCCAAGCACACGGACGCCGCCGCACTGTAA
- a CDS encoding very short patch repair endonuclease: MTEDWDRPEGSWASSAARRRNMQAIRSRDTKPEQLVRKLVHARGLRYRVAAKPLPKVRRTADMVFRPTKVAVFIDGCYWHGCPEHYVPPKINQGYWSEKVARNMARDRDTDARLLEAGWTVLRFWEHESPEASADHIVLTVASIRGAGDRS; the protein is encoded by the coding sequence ATGACCGAAGACTGGGACCGCCCGGAAGGGTCCTGGGCCTCCTCGGCGGCACGCCGCCGGAACATGCAGGCGATCCGGAGCCGGGATACCAAGCCCGAGCAACTGGTGCGCAAGCTGGTGCACGCGCGGGGGCTCCGCTACCGGGTGGCAGCGAAGCCCTTGCCGAAGGTCCGGCGGACGGCGGACATGGTCTTCCGCCCCACGAAGGTGGCGGTCTTCATCGACGGGTGTTACTGGCACGGATGCCCTGAGCACTACGTGCCACCGAAGATCAACCAGGGGTACTGGTCAGAGAAGGTCGCGCGCAACATGGCCCGCGACCGTGACACCGACGCGCGGCTGCTCGAGGCGGGCTGGACCGTGCTGCGCTTCTGGGAGCACGAATCACCCGAGGCGAGCGCTGACCACATCGTCCTCACGGTGGCCAGCATCAGAGGGGCTGGGGATCGAAGCTGA
- a CDS encoding DNA cytosine methyltransferase, whose amino-acid sequence MTSTEYEFTSVEICAGAGGQALGLERAGFGHRLLIEMDASACETLRANRPEWQVLEQDLRVYVESEEALQMKGQIDLLAGGVPCPPFSLAGKQLGRDDERDLFPTMIKLARQLDPSAVMIENVRGLMQSKFDDYRAEIVAELELLGYKCDWQELQASHFGVSQLRPRSLLVALKPEYWEHFDVEGWYKPQPGQEKPLTIGELLRDSMVERGLKGAALENWYQKASSGIAPTLVGGSKKHGGADLGPTRAKRAWENLGVSGLGVADEPDKEGNTKNPARDLGEPGKTLPMITVKQAALVQGFGPEEEGGEGWIFQGRKTAAYRQVGNAFPPPVAKAVGLQIKAALEAGPRLSKQDGSLSASIPSPSDAGHREDDVVSARLG is encoded by the coding sequence ATGACCAGCACTGAGTACGAGTTCACCTCGGTCGAGATCTGCGCCGGTGCGGGCGGTCAGGCGCTCGGGCTTGAGCGGGCGGGCTTCGGGCACCGGCTTCTCATCGAGATGGACGCCAGCGCGTGCGAGACCCTCCGGGCCAACAGACCGGAATGGCAGGTGCTGGAGCAGGACCTCCGCGTCTACGTGGAGAGTGAAGAGGCCCTTCAGATGAAGGGCCAGATTGATCTCCTCGCCGGAGGCGTGCCCTGCCCCCCTTTCTCGCTGGCGGGCAAGCAGCTCGGCCGTGACGACGAACGTGACCTGTTCCCGACGATGATCAAACTGGCGCGGCAGTTGGACCCTTCCGCGGTGATGATCGAGAACGTTCGCGGGCTCATGCAGTCCAAGTTCGACGACTACCGTGCGGAGATCGTCGCCGAGCTTGAACTGCTCGGCTACAAGTGTGACTGGCAGGAGCTCCAGGCCAGTCACTTCGGAGTGTCGCAGCTCCGTCCCCGCAGCCTGCTCGTCGCGCTGAAGCCCGAGTACTGGGAGCACTTCGACGTCGAGGGCTGGTACAAGCCGCAGCCTGGCCAGGAGAAGCCGCTGACGATCGGCGAGCTCCTGCGGGATTCGATGGTGGAGCGTGGCCTCAAGGGGGCCGCTCTCGAGAACTGGTACCAGAAGGCCTCCAGCGGCATCGCCCCGACACTGGTGGGCGGTTCCAAGAAGCACGGCGGTGCTGACCTCGGTCCCACCCGGGCGAAGAGGGCCTGGGAGAACCTCGGCGTGTCCGGGCTGGGCGTCGCGGACGAGCCGGACAAGGAAGGCAACACCAAGAACCCCGCGCGTGACCTCGGTGAGCCCGGCAAGACCCTGCCCATGATCACGGTGAAGCAGGCCGCGCTCGTCCAGGGCTTCGGCCCGGAGGAGGAGGGCGGGGAGGGATGGATCTTCCAGGGGCGCAAGACTGCTGCTTACCGGCAGGTGGGCAATGCCTTCCCGCCCCCCGTGGCCAAGGCCGTGGGTCTGCAGATCAAGGCCGCTCTTGAGGCCGGTCCCCGGCTGTCGAAGCAGGACGGGAGCCTGTCAGCTTCGATCCCCAGCCCCTCTGATGCTGGCCACCGTGAGGACGATGTGGTCAGCGCTCGCCTCGGGTGA